One region of Halohasta litchfieldiae genomic DNA includes:
- a CDS encoding phosphohexomutase domain-containing protein: MFGTGGIRGPVGASIGTSLAIRLGRALGTTADSIVVGRDVRDSGPMLEHALVSGIVECGGSVIRVGVESTPTIARSVPWLDADLGVVITGSHNPAGDNGFKLRTETGRALDRDRYRSLVRRANAGTVTPAAPDEIGHSTRRTDLRERHHQRLCSQFDAVEGLSVVVDLGNGTGRLTADVLAELGCDVTTLNGHRDGSFPGRGSEPTATACERLSRTVKATDADLGIAHDADADRLSAVDETGRFVPGDELFALFAARAAKQGQSVALTVDTSSLVTEAVRAAGGKIVRTGVGEMSVADGMDDQRVAFGGEPSGLWIWDDETRCPDGHFAACKLVERIATEGPLSTQLAPFGDRYTTRRSCLDAGAKHDAIDRIRRRLNGEYDRIDTTDGIRIETDDGWFLIRASGTESVVRITADAADTETADRLFARAESLIESAALSV; this comes from the coding sequence ATGTTTGGAACGGGCGGTATCCGAGGGCCGGTCGGCGCAAGTATCGGGACGAGTCTGGCGATTCGGTTGGGTCGTGCCCTCGGCACCACTGCTGATTCGATTGTCGTCGGCCGGGATGTGAGAGACAGCGGTCCCATGTTGGAACACGCACTCGTGTCTGGGATCGTGGAGTGTGGCGGTTCGGTGATCCGCGTCGGTGTCGAGTCGACGCCGACGATAGCCCGGAGCGTGCCGTGGCTCGATGCCGACCTCGGCGTGGTAATTACCGGCTCACACAACCCGGCCGGGGACAACGGGTTCAAACTCCGAACCGAAACCGGTCGCGCGCTCGACCGTGATCGCTACCGGTCGCTCGTCCGGCGGGCCAACGCTGGGACTGTCACCCCGGCTGCTCCCGACGAGATCGGTCACTCGACACGGCGTACTGATCTCCGTGAGCGTCACCACCAGCGGCTCTGCTCACAGTTCGATGCCGTCGAGGGGCTCTCGGTGGTCGTCGACCTCGGCAACGGCACCGGGCGGCTGACTGCCGACGTGTTGGCCGAGTTGGGCTGTGACGTCACGACACTCAACGGCCACCGTGACGGAAGCTTCCCCGGCCGCGGGAGCGAGCCGACAGCCACCGCCTGCGAGCGGCTGAGCCGGACCGTCAAAGCGACTGACGCCGATCTCGGCATTGCCCACGATGCGGACGCCGACCGGCTGTCGGCGGTCGACGAGACCGGACGGTTCGTCCCCGGCGACGAGCTATTCGCGCTGTTTGCCGCCCGAGCGGCCAAGCAAGGACAGTCAGTCGCGCTCACTGTCGACACCAGTTCGCTTGTCACCGAAGCCGTGCGTGCTGCCGGCGGCAAGATCGTTCGCACCGGTGTCGGCGAGATGTCTGTTGCCGATGGGATGGACGACCAGCGAGTTGCCTTCGGTGGCGAACCGAGCGGCCTGTGGATCTGGGACGACGAAACTCGGTGTCCCGACGGCCATTTCGCGGCCTGCAAACTGGTCGAACGCATTGCGACCGAGGGCCCGCTGTCGACACAGCTTGCGCCGTTCGGCGACCGGTACACCACGCGTCGGAGCTGTCTGGATGCGGGGGCGAAACACGATGCGATAGATCGTATTCGCCGTCGACTCAACGGGGAGTACGACCGGATCGACACCACCGACGGCATCCGAATCGAAACCGACGACGGGTGGTTTCTCATCCGGGCCAGCGGCACCGAATCCGTCGTCCGAATCACGGCCGACGCCGCCGACACCGAGACTGCCGACCGACTGTTTGCTCGGGCGGAGTCGCTCATCGAATCGGCAGCACTCTCGGTCTGA
- a CDS encoding DUF7344 domain-containing protein — MSSKTAPTEATQTHSDDPTTPPTTDVETDSTTADPLSLDLVFEVLKNERRRRVLKYLSESSSETVSLSDLAEHIAAIENDKPEKALSSQERKRVYVGLYQCHLPKMDDTNVIDFDGNRGTIALGDNAEQLYPFLDAEDEAQRPWPKYYLAHTALSLTLFGVGLLVAPAVLTPVFGLSLLGFGLLGSAQLTAE, encoded by the coding sequence ATGAGTTCAAAAACAGCCCCCACCGAAGCAACCCAGACGCACAGTGACGACCCAACAACCCCTCCAACAACCGATGTCGAGACCGACAGTACGACCGCAGACCCCCTCTCGTTAGATCTGGTTTTCGAGGTGCTGAAAAACGAACGCCGTCGACGCGTGCTGAAATATCTCAGCGAAAGTAGTTCCGAGACAGTTTCGCTGAGTGATCTCGCCGAACACATCGCCGCCATCGAGAACGACAAACCCGAAAAGGCACTCTCCTCGCAGGAACGGAAACGTGTCTATGTCGGTCTCTACCAGTGCCATCTCCCGAAGATGGACGATACGAACGTGATCGATTTCGACGGCAACCGTGGGACGATAGCCCTCGGTGATAACGCCGAGCAGCTGTATCCGTTCCTCGATGCCGAAGACGAAGCCCAACGGCCGTGGCCGAAGTATTATCTGGCCCATACCGCACTGAGCCTCACGCTGTTTGGTGTTGGACTGCTGGTCGCGCCGGCAGTACTCACACCTGTGTTTGGCCTCTCGTTGCTCGGCTTCGGGCTTCTCGGATCCGCCCAACTCACTGCCGAGTAA
- a CDS encoding helix-turn-helix transcriptional regulator, which translates to MDPVLDEIEFLALSTNRVDVLSQLAKRPQTRQELGAATGASQPTLGRILRDFEERHWVTPGPDGYEATPTGRLVADGFGDFYSLLETERKLREIVEWLPTEELTFDLRALQESTITVPSQTRPGAPVSRVIDLIEDAEQVKILSHAFNDRTLQAVTDWVAAGGSFEAVFSAAAIKPVANDAALAGLLRELLDSETATVRIYDGPVPLAVTLTDSVVSLLVRDDNGRLQAALDTDNPEVTDWAQEVYSRYWEESRPLEPDLLDT; encoded by the coding sequence ATGGACCCGGTACTCGACGAGATCGAGTTTCTCGCGTTGTCGACCAATCGGGTCGACGTGCTGAGTCAGTTGGCCAAGAGACCACAGACGCGCCAAGAGCTCGGTGCGGCAACCGGTGCGTCCCAGCCGACGTTGGGGCGGATTCTGCGGGATTTCGAGGAACGACACTGGGTCACACCCGGTCCAGATGGGTACGAAGCGACCCCAACCGGTCGACTGGTGGCCGATGGTTTCGGGGATTTCTACAGCCTTCTCGAAACGGAACGCAAACTCCGAGAGATCGTCGAGTGGCTTCCGACCGAGGAACTGACGTTCGATCTGCGAGCGCTTCAGGAGTCGACGATCACCGTACCGAGTCAGACGCGCCCCGGCGCACCAGTCAGTCGTGTGATCGACCTCATCGAGGACGCCGAGCAAGTCAAAATCCTCTCGCATGCGTTCAACGACCGGACGCTCCAAGCAGTCACCGACTGGGTTGCAGCCGGCGGCTCCTTCGAGGCCGTGTTTTCGGCCGCAGCAATCAAACCGGTCGCCAATGACGCGGCGCTCGCCGGCCTGCTCCGAGAACTCCTCGACAGCGAGACCGCAACCGTCCGGATCTACGATGGCCCGGTCCCGCTGGCAGTGACACTCACCGATAGCGTGGTGAGCCTGCTGGTTCGGGACGACAACGGTCGACTGCAGGCTGCACTTGACACTGACAATCCCGAAGTAACTGACTGGGCACAGGAGGTATACAGTCGCTACTGGGAGGAAAGTCGGCCCCTAGAGCCGGATCTGCTCGATACTTAG
- a CDS encoding COG1361 S-layer family protein: MAGVLVCVVLLATAGHAAGATVDAAQAPADPTTQLADDLFEERVGEPTLDVFLTDRTVAPGTETTVELTIVNTGSIEEGSSLDTETATARGVSIAVDDEDAPVDVTTGDTGVGSIPPGEAVSVPVTVTAPASNDDESGELDVDVEYTYTEVESAADDETESESFDVPITVQEGSRFEIEDADTDAQVGTDGTVEVDIENVGEADADNVRVTARSPTGGVTVGAGNGGGPATGPNGGDQNSANGPNSSVDAVDSPSGTPGEAGRSTAESGAFLGELEDDDSEDVQFDTRIDSDLSVESYLLELTVVYEDEDGILRESPPLATAVEPTGAQTFEIENVTSTLAVGESGTITADLENTGPEDVETPVVRAEPASERIDIGESRVALDDLDDDESTEVTFEADVSGQADPGPRQVTFTVEYGANGDRLESDPAVRQVDVAADRSAFSIGAEDSAIPTGTTETVRLNVTNNRAETVSDLNVFLYPDGPLSVDTDEAFIAELDPGETETIAVEVSVDETATQRAYPLEVDIRYDTETDEDLISEVYQLPVTATEPPPDDGLLPSFLSLIGLTMIAIGITVAVRWHR, translated from the coding sequence GTGGCCGGTGTCTTAGTCTGTGTGGTGCTGTTGGCCACCGCTGGGCACGCGGCAGGCGCGACCGTCGACGCCGCACAGGCTCCAGCCGACCCGACCACCCAACTCGCCGATGATCTCTTCGAGGAGCGAGTCGGCGAACCCACACTCGATGTGTTCCTCACTGATCGGACTGTCGCCCCCGGTACGGAGACGACCGTCGAGCTCACGATTGTAAACACAGGCAGCATTGAGGAGGGGTCGAGCCTCGATACGGAGACGGCGACCGCACGCGGTGTCAGTATCGCGGTCGACGACGAGGACGCCCCGGTCGACGTCACGACCGGCGATACCGGCGTTGGCTCGATTCCGCCCGGTGAAGCGGTGTCGGTTCCGGTGACAGTGACTGCTCCGGCATCGAATGACGATGAGAGCGGTGAACTCGATGTCGATGTCGAGTACACCTACACGGAGGTCGAATCCGCGGCCGACGATGAAACGGAGTCCGAATCGTTCGACGTGCCGATCACTGTCCAAGAGGGGTCCCGATTCGAGATCGAGGATGCCGACACTGACGCGCAGGTCGGCACTGATGGTACCGTCGAAGTCGACATCGAAAACGTGGGGGAGGCAGACGCCGACAACGTCCGTGTCACCGCTCGCTCACCCACTGGTGGAGTGACGGTCGGGGCCGGAAACGGCGGTGGCCCAGCCACTGGTCCGAACGGCGGGGATCAAAACAGCGCAAACGGGCCCAACTCGTCGGTCGACGCCGTCGACTCACCATCCGGAACACCGGGCGAAGCCGGGAGGTCGACCGCGGAATCAGGCGCTTTCCTTGGCGAGTTAGAGGACGACGACTCCGAGGACGTGCAGTTCGATACGCGAATCGACTCGGATCTCAGCGTCGAAAGCTATCTGCTCGAACTCACCGTCGTCTACGAGGACGAGGACGGTATCTTGCGTGAATCGCCGCCGCTTGCGACTGCCGTCGAGCCAACCGGTGCTCAAACGTTCGAGATCGAGAACGTCACCAGCACGCTCGCGGTCGGTGAAAGCGGGACAATCACTGCTGACCTCGAAAACACAGGTCCCGAAGACGTCGAGACTCCGGTTGTTCGCGCCGAGCCGGCCTCCGAACGGATCGATATCGGGGAGTCACGGGTTGCCCTCGACGATCTCGACGACGACGAGTCGACCGAGGTTACCTTCGAGGCCGACGTGAGCGGGCAGGCTGATCCAGGTCCACGCCAAGTAACGTTTACCGTCGAATATGGGGCCAACGGTGATCGGCTCGAAAGCGATCCCGCCGTTCGACAGGTCGACGTTGCTGCCGACCGGTCAGCATTCTCCATTGGTGCCGAGGACAGTGCCATTCCGACTGGGACGACCGAAACCGTCCGGCTGAACGTAACGAACAACCGAGCTGAGACGGTGTCGGACCTCAACGTCTTTCTCTACCCCGATGGGCCACTCAGTGTCGACACCGACGAGGCGTTCATCGCCGAACTCGACCCGGGCGAAACCGAGACCATCGCTGTCGAGGTTTCGGTCGACGAGACAGCCACCCAACGAGCCTATCCGCTCGAAGTCGACATCCGGTACGACACCGAGACCGACGAGGATCTCATCTCCGAGGTGTATCAACTGCCGGTGACCGCCACCGAACCACCGCCCGATGACGGTCTCCTCCCGTCGTTCCTCTCGCTGATCGGCCTCACAATGATCGCTATCGGTATCACCGTCGCCGTTCGGTGGCACCGCTGA
- the glmS gene encoding glutamine--fructose-6-phosphate transaminase (isomerizing), with protein MCGITGRIRSGNAVEDLMAGLENLEYRGYDSAGLAIQNGHGIDVLKCEGEADQLRRLVDQHRPSGSIGIGHTRWSTHGPPTDENAHPHTGMTDRVAVVHNGIIENYDVLREELKDRGHEFTSDTDTEVVPHLVEEFLDDGAEPFDAFMSAVDRLEGSYALAMIVEGTDAIFATRNGSPLVVGLADDGFFLASDVPAFIEFTDQVIYLENEDVAVLRPDSYGIFDRSATAVDRPVDTIEWSSEDAEKSGYDHYMLKEIHEQPASLNQTIHGRFDPTDESITLDDFEPGEFSDISRVEFVACGTSYHAALYGCHLLGQRGIPAYAHRAGEYASNPMPVDDETLVIGVTQSGETADTLESLRRLEDTPARTLALTNVIGSTAARETDDVLYIRAGPEIGVAATKTFSSQVTALALLSERLHRDITGEPSAHSSGLLQSLGALPEQIESILDSDPTAELTRKYQGMDAHFFIGRGIAHPVALEGALKFKEITYEHAEGFAAGQLKHGPLALVTPNTVVIAVFTGDHDEKTLNNVREVQARGASVIGIAPEDATEVAATVDDLIPIPSSTPELNGLLANVQLQLLSYHFANRLERSIDKPRNLAKSVTVE; from the coding sequence ATGTGTGGAATCACCGGTCGCATCCGATCCGGCAACGCCGTCGAGGATCTGATGGCTGGCCTCGAAAACCTCGAATATCGCGGCTACGACTCCGCAGGGCTTGCGATACAGAACGGCCACGGGATCGACGTGCTGAAATGTGAGGGTGAAGCAGATCAGCTCCGCCGGCTCGTCGACCAACACCGGCCCAGCGGCTCGATTGGCATCGGCCACACCCGATGGAGTACCCACGGGCCGCCGACCGACGAGAACGCCCACCCACACACCGGCATGACCGACCGTGTCGCGGTCGTCCACAACGGTATCATCGAGAACTACGATGTCCTCCGTGAGGAGCTCAAAGACCGCGGCCATGAGTTCACCAGTGATACCGACACTGAGGTCGTGCCACACCTCGTCGAGGAGTTCCTCGACGATGGTGCCGAACCATTCGATGCCTTCATGAGCGCGGTCGACCGCCTCGAAGGCAGCTACGCGCTGGCGATGATCGTCGAGGGCACCGACGCGATCTTCGCCACCCGGAACGGCTCGCCGCTGGTGGTCGGGCTGGCCGACGACGGCTTCTTCCTCGCGAGCGACGTGCCGGCGTTTATCGAGTTCACCGATCAGGTGATCTACCTCGAAAACGAGGATGTTGCGGTCCTGCGGCCCGATTCCTATGGGATCTTCGACCGGTCGGCAACTGCCGTCGACCGCCCGGTCGACACCATCGAATGGTCCTCCGAAGACGCCGAGAAGTCGGGCTACGACCACTACATGCTCAAGGAGATCCACGAACAGCCCGCCTCGCTCAACCAGACGATCCACGGCCGGTTCGATCCCACCGACGAGTCGATCACGCTCGATGACTTCGAGCCGGGGGAGTTCAGCGATATCTCCCGTGTCGAGTTCGTCGCCTGTGGAACTTCCTACCACGCTGCCCTCTACGGCTGTCACCTGCTTGGCCAGCGTGGGATTCCAGCCTACGCCCACCGTGCCGGCGAGTACGCCTCGAACCCGATGCCGGTCGACGACGAGACGCTGGTGATCGGCGTTACCCAATCGGGCGAAACCGCCGACACGCTCGAATCGCTCCGGCGACTTGAGGATACCCCCGCCCGGACATTGGCGTTGACGAACGTCATTGGGTCGACCGCGGCCCGCGAGACCGATGACGTGCTGTACATCCGCGCTGGTCCCGAGATCGGCGTCGCGGCGACCAAGACCTTCTCCTCACAAGTCACCGCGCTTGCGCTGCTGTCCGAGCGGCTCCACCGAGATATTACCGGTGAACCCAGCGCACACTCCTCGGGGCTGCTGCAGTCACTCGGCGCGCTCCCCGAACAGATCGAGTCGATCCTCGACAGCGATCCGACCGCCGAACTCACCCGGAAATATCAGGGGATGGATGCCCACTTCTTCATCGGCCGCGGGATCGCCCACCCGGTCGCGCTCGAAGGGGCGTTGAAATTCAAGGAGATCACCTACGAACACGCCGAAGGCTTTGCGGCCGGACAGCTCAAACACGGCCCGTTGGCGCTGGTCACGCCGAACACGGTCGTGATCGCGGTGTTCACCGGTGATCACGACGAGAAGACGCTCAACAACGTCCGAGAGGTCCAAGCTCGCGGGGCATCGGTGATCGGTATCGCTCCCGAAGACGCCACGGAGGTCGCCGCGACCGTCGACGATCTGATTCCGATCCCGTCGTCGACACCGGAGCTCAACGGACTACTGGCGAACGTCCAGCTCCAACTGCTGTCCTACCACTTCGCCAACCGACTCGAACGCTCCATCGACAAACCACGAAACCTCGCGAAAAGCGTCACTGTCGAATAA
- a CDS encoding efflux RND transporter permease subunit, producing MWDPDRTVDWIAEATVERAVPILVGTALVTVLFAGGVGLVDQEAGTDQFTEEVPAQAALEEIDEEFEGSVGDSETTAQLFIESDNVVSRPALIRLLETQRRLEADGTLRVSETTSHADRIATELDDNAETAADRKRAIEDATDRELSAAIAAVDDSDTFETQLSTDYNPTTQWASTARVTVEYDVPESVQTSRLQTLQADSAAVIDETPRNDIGDNAYLFGEGILQTEITALLTDTAIVVFPAALGLILLFLLVAYRDPIDLFLGLSALLLTLVWTFGFMGYASIPFSDAIVSVFPLLLAVGIDFGIHAINRYREARLDEIPVDEAMAGSMAQLGTAFLLVTMTTIGSFVANLTSPLGSLRDFGIVAAVGMTFTFVIFAIYLPAAKVTADRLRGRLPIPEFGTTPIVSEGSRLARGLSGGVSIARTAPVAFLLLVVLTAGVAGAYGSGVDTEFSEEAFFPSETWIDRYDRLLEPFAPSTYTFLDTIDILETEFDESTSGGVTIYIDQPVRRDHSLERIDRIGRDPPASFEQSAPGEAETESILTVIERERAADRTFDRLVERRDRLGTDVPDRDLETVYDAVEASRPTETRRYLSANRESARVDIAVDPDAETPTVVEDAQFIADRTPLSAVATGDRVVQQEVINATLDSAIRSLVVAFLLTTVVLLVSYRLLEGQASYGLVNLVPVLVTVGLLLASMRFLGIPLTPINAPILSISIGLGVDYTVHFVHRFVDEFENRELFAALSATVTSAGGALTGSMVTTVSGIGVLAVALIPLIQEFGILIALGVGYAYLTSLLVTPSVIVVWDRWRTSSG from the coding sequence ATGTGGGACCCCGACCGCACCGTCGACTGGATCGCCGAGGCAACTGTCGAGCGCGCGGTGCCGATCCTCGTCGGAACCGCGCTGGTGACTGTCCTGTTTGCGGGCGGGGTCGGCCTCGTCGATCAGGAGGCTGGCACCGATCAGTTCACCGAGGAGGTACCCGCCCAAGCCGCGTTGGAGGAGATCGACGAGGAGTTCGAAGGGTCGGTCGGCGACAGCGAAACCACTGCCCAGCTGTTCATCGAGAGCGACAACGTGGTTTCCCGGCCCGCCCTCATCCGACTCCTCGAAACCCAACGTCGACTCGAAGCCGACGGCACGCTCCGCGTCAGCGAGACGACCAGTCACGCCGACCGGATCGCAACCGAACTCGATGACAACGCCGAGACCGCCGCCGACCGAAAGCGGGCCATCGAGGACGCGACCGACCGGGAGCTGTCGGCCGCAATCGCAGCGGTCGACGATAGCGATACGTTCGAAACCCAGCTCTCGACTGACTACAACCCGACGACCCAGTGGGCCTCAACTGCACGCGTCACAGTCGAGTACGACGTGCCCGAGTCGGTCCAGACCAGTCGACTCCAGACGCTCCAGGCCGACAGCGCGGCTGTCATCGATGAGACCCCGAGAAACGATATCGGCGACAACGCCTATCTGTTCGGAGAGGGAATCCTTCAGACAGAGATAACCGCACTGCTCACAGATACCGCAATCGTCGTGTTCCCGGCCGCACTCGGCCTCATTCTGTTGTTCCTTCTCGTTGCCTACCGTGATCCAATCGATCTCTTCCTTGGACTTTCGGCGCTCCTGTTGACACTTGTCTGGACCTTCGGATTCATGGGCTATGCCAGTATCCCGTTTTCGGATGCTATCGTCTCGGTGTTTCCGTTGCTGTTGGCTGTTGGTATCGATTTCGGCATTCACGCGATCAACCGCTACCGCGAGGCTCGACTCGACGAGATACCGGTCGACGAGGCGATGGCAGGATCAATGGCACAGTTAGGCACTGCCTTCCTGCTGGTGACGATGACGACAATCGGGAGTTTCGTGGCAAACCTCACCAGCCCACTCGGATCACTCCGTGATTTCGGCATCGTTGCGGCGGTCGGCATGACATTCACGTTCGTCATCTTCGCCATCTATCTGCCCGCCGCAAAGGTGACTGCCGACCGCCTCAGAGGTCGACTCCCGATTCCTGAATTTGGGACGACACCAATCGTCAGCGAAGGCTCGCGGCTGGCCCGCGGGCTTTCGGGTGGTGTCTCGATTGCCCGGACCGCACCGGTAGCGTTCCTCCTTTTGGTTGTGCTTACCGCAGGGGTAGCCGGTGCCTACGGATCGGGCGTCGACACTGAATTCTCCGAGGAAGCGTTTTTTCCCTCCGAAACGTGGATCGACCGCTACGACCGACTCCTCGAACCGTTTGCACCGTCGACCTACACCTTTCTGGACACCATCGATATTCTCGAAACCGAGTTCGACGAGTCGACCTCCGGCGGTGTGACGATCTACATCGACCAACCCGTTCGTCGTGACCACTCCTTGGAGCGGATCGACCGCATCGGGCGGGACCCACCGGCTAGCTTCGAGCAGTCAGCCCCCGGCGAGGCAGAAACCGAAAGCATCCTGACGGTAATCGAGCGGGAGCGGGCGGCCGACCGGACGTTCGACCGACTGGTCGAGCGGCGCGACCGACTCGGAACCGATGTTCCTGACCGAGATCTCGAGACAGTCTACGACGCCGTGGAGGCCTCACGGCCCACCGAGACTCGCCGCTATCTGTCGGCCAACCGTGAGAGCGCGCGCGTCGACATCGCAGTCGACCCCGATGCCGAGACGCCGACAGTCGTCGAGGATGCACAGTTCATCGCCGACCGGACGCCACTGTCGGCGGTGGCAACCGGCGACCGCGTCGTCCAACAGGAGGTAATTAACGCCACGTTGGACTCAGCGATCCGAAGCCTCGTCGTCGCGTTCCTGCTCACTACAGTTGTACTGCTCGTTAGTTATCGCCTCCTTGAGGGACAGGCCAGCTATGGGCTGGTGAATCTCGTCCCTGTTTTGGTAACGGTCGGGCTTCTGTTGGCATCGATGCGGTTCCTCGGAATCCCGTTGACACCGATCAATGCCCCTATTCTGTCGATTTCGATTGGATTAGGCGTCGACTATACGGTGCATTTCGTCCATCGGTTCGTCGACGAGTTCGAGAACCGGGAGCTGTTTGCTGCCCTGTCGGCCACGGTCACCAGCGCTGGCGGGGCGCTCACTGGAAGCATGGTGACGACCGTCTCCGGAATCGGCGTGCTGGCGGTTGCGTTGATTCCGCTCATCCAGGAGTTCGGTATTCTGATCGCGCTGGGTGTCGGGTACGCCTATCTCACCTCGCTATTGGTGACGCCCTCCGTGATCGTCGTCTGGGATCGGTGGCGAACGTCCTCGGGCTAA
- a CDS encoding PadR family transcriptional regulator has translation MFELTGFQRDLLYVIAGLGRPSGQMVRREIEKHVDNVNHGRLYPNLDTLVDYGLVEKGRHDQRTNYYELTEKGQELIEQRKQWEDEYVSVPAE, from the coding sequence ATGTTTGAACTGACCGGCTTCCAGCGAGACCTGTTGTACGTCATTGCAGGCCTCGGTCGCCCATCCGGTCAAATGGTCCGCCGCGAGATCGAGAAACACGTCGACAACGTCAACCACGGCCGTCTGTATCCGAACCTCGACACACTGGTCGACTACGGACTCGTCGAGAAAGGACGCCACGATCAGCGAACGAACTACTACGAACTCACCGAGAAAGGCCAAGAGCTGATCGAACAGCGCAAACAGTGGGAAGACGAGTACGTCTCGGTTCCCGCCGAGTAG